The window TACCAGAGTTTGTGGTCTGCTACAACACAAACTCATGGCATTTATTTACTAGTGACATTTATGTTCGGCGGACTGACTGTGTTCTTTTCCAACAGAGTAGTAAAGGTACATGCAGCTGTATTTGTGCGTTTTTAAGCGTACAGTGCGTGTGTCCTAGGGTTTATAGCCCtttcaaaatataatgttttccaactttctgtatttttcctgcAGGCAGTAGGGCAGAGAATGCAGAGGAGCGGCTGGTGAACTACCTGTTGGGTCCAGAGCGCTACAATAAACTGATCAGACCAGCTGTCAATAAGAGCCAGCAGGTCACCATCTCCATACAGGTGTCTCTGTCTCAGCTTATCAGCGTAGTAAgtatatttaaatacacaaacacaaatttgtacacatgcacaaatacaggTCAATATGTATAAAAAGCCGTGGGCCCTGGACACCAGTACTCACTGTTAACAAGACTATGTCAAAACTTATTctatggctggactgcccttcATCCTTTGTTTCTCAGTAGAAACTAAGTCGCTAAGTCCTGCCCCTTGAACTAAGAATGGCCAATCAGAGCATAGCATCGGCCAGCTCCGACCGGGTTCCGACAACCATACGGCAGTGCCCATAGACTCTTCATGCAGTCGTTTCAGATTTTCGTCCTTTTCGGGCTGGTTTTGTGGATTTCAAGTTAGTCACGGTTAAACATTGTGCCAGGGGCACATGTAACAGTGATACCGGAAGTAAGTCAAAGTAAGTCCGATTAGATGGCTGCAAAAACCTGTgtggagctaacattagcagagtACAGAACAGCAGTCATGAGctactgaatgtaaacacatgctgcttttgcttttgaatATAAGTGAACCTACCCTGCTTTACAGGAACAGTGTTGCTCCTTAATTTCATAGTCTTCTTTCTCGATTGCCAGGTGATGCGGTGGTTCACTTTTACATCGCGATCTGTAGGCTTATCTTCTGTCTTTACCTTTTTAACGTGTTTTTTACTGCTGAGTCAGTTTGACTTCCTGGATACATCCATCAAACGCATACTGTAGACCcttctgtttgctttttcttcaggGAGTGCAGTTGGCGGCATGCTTGCTCCGCCAGCTTGACGGACTAGCAGCGGCCCACAACAAAGGGGCAGGGCTTAGCCGAGGGTCAATTCATtatgaaagagcaacggccagtAGTGTAACTTCAGCACATAGTCATGTGGCATTCGGCTGATCAATGGTGAAACTTTATCACTCTGTCAATcactcagtcacggacattcacgTTTATCGGGGCTGGCCCCGCTGTCTCAGTCcaccaaataaaaaatatattcagcaTTTGATGACCATTTGATTTGATGATCACAAAATAAGTTatgattgatttgtttgttagAAGATCTAATATTTGTATATGAACTGgatgcagttttaaaatctCTGCAGCAGGATCACAATGCAAAACCTCTTCCCATATTGAGTTCATCCAGGGaccttttttgttctgttttgttttgatttgtcaccTGGACCCGACAACTTGGATTCACATCTTTTAAAGCCTCTAGCGATTCTTCTGCAGTCTTCTACTTTTTTAAGTCTTGTAGTATACTGGGTCGTTATTTACATGCAGGTTGCCCATTGCACACTATCCTGTGtaaaaaaatgcatcacaatTCTGTATAAACTCATAACTAACTTATAACAAACTCCTGTGGTAACGTTTTACACTTGCTAATTTCTCACGGTCATGTCATGCCTGGTCGTCATTAACCCTACAAAGACAGTATCACTGGTATACTTCACTGACGGCTCTCTCATTCTCCTGTTAGTTTGCACATGTTAAGGTAGGGTCATTTAGACTTTTATCAAGTGTATTAGATCATAGAGCTTGGTGACATCATGTAAATCCAAGCATCCACTCAACAGATTAAGAAAATCTGTAGCTAAGAGGTGTGAttgctttatttaaatgtttgtaattGCCGTGAGGTAGCTTTGTAACTGCTTCACTACAGAAACTTGACCCGATCTCCCTTATAAGACAGctacataaatgtttaaaagtgcTGAATAAATATTGCATTACTATGTGTTGTAATTAAAACTctataataatgcatcataCTGCGAGAgcacaaagacatgcagaggAACTGGTGACCTACAGATACCCGTAGGTGAGAATGAGTCTgaatctgtttgtctgtctctttgagttagccctgtgatagacaggcgacctgtccagggtgtacacCGCCTCTCGCCCGAATGCATGGTGGGATACACTGCCGCTTCCCCTGAATCTCAGGGCTAAGTAATTTAGAGATTGGATGGATAGATCATTTTaggacatttgttttgttttttttaaatctctgcatTATCCATGTTTTCGGAATATTGACCGAAGCCTGTTATTCAGCGTGTGCCATGAACACTTTGAACTAACACACTTTAATTCACTACAGCTGAGATTTTCCAAGGCTGTGGCATACCAGCGTGCCTAACAACAATGCATTACAAATTACTAATTGTGCATCACTGCCTGACACTGGTGCACACAGTGCTTGACTGACATCCTACCCACTCCTCTGCTGGCACAAGACAGTTTAACTCAGATGCCTTGTGAGGTATTGAATTGGATATacttaaaatctgaaataactCAAAAAACTGCAGCTTATAACTTTAAAACTTATACTTAACTTTATAACTTATAACTCAAAAATTGTTCAAACCAACAGCAGTAGGCAACATTATGATGATACAACAATTTATAATGTTAAGTAAAATATTGTGGAAATAATGCACAATGTACGACAAGCTGACTGATGTTTTCTTgcagaatgagagagagcagATAATGACGACCAACTTATGGCTGTTTCAGGTAGAGTACAATCTTTGTCACTGCTGAGTGCACATACGGTGTTCAGTATACAGTCGGTGCAGTATGTGGGCGCGTTGGTCCGTAATGGAGTTTATGAACCCCCTCTCCGCAGGAATGGAATGACTACAGGCTGAGATGGGACCCAGACAAGTATGAAGGCATCAAGAAACTACGAATACCATCCAAACACATCTGGCTTCCTGATATAGTGCTGTACAACAAGTAAGTACATGTAGGTCATCCCACAAAGAGAAGACCAGTTTGTCAGTATTTGATTTAGGTGATCTGGTTCTATTATGCTGTTTTATAGTCAGTGTAATGAAAAAGTAgaactactgtacatttacactctgtgtgtatgtgtgtgtcaggtgacCTTGTATTAATGGACTACAGTATATCATTCGACAGCATTAAGAGGTTTTCCAACATTATCATCCAGGCTTTACAAGAAGAAAATCCTCAGCTAAAATAAGCACGTTTCTCTATGAGGATTTTGTAACTAAAATGTTCTTCATTATCTGATTGCTGAGGTGAAGGGGATTAGTGAATAATCTGTCTTCATTATCACTTCAGCCAATCATGAGTGAGTGCTTGGGTTAGTCTGATTATTATCACTGCAATAAAGGGGAGAAAGAGTCCTCAGAGCTAGTGGTTAGCTGACTTCAGATATatctcattcaaatgaatagtttaaaaaaaagcaaataaatgtatatattatatacaccataatatatattatgttatagTTCATTTGGCCTTGATTTATATGCCTTCCTCTATGTCTGACTCAATATTCTCTTTAATCTTATGTCATCTCCAAACTTGTCATAGTGCTGATGGTGTCTACGAGGTTTCCTTCTATTGCAACGCCGTAGTCTCCAACACCGGGGACATTTTTTGGCTCCCCCCGGCAATCTACAAGTCGGCCTGTGCCATCGAGGTGCAGAACTTCCCCTTCGACCAGCAGAACTGCACTCTCAAGTTCCGCTCCTGGACCTACGACCATACAGAGGTGGACCTGATCCTCACCAGCGACTTTGCCAGTCGCGATGACTTCACGCCTAGCGGAGAGTGGGACATCGTGTCACTCCCGGCACGCAAAAACGAGGACCCCAACGACATCACCTACCTGGATATCACCTACGATTTtgtgatcaagaggaagccGCTCTTTTATACCATTAATCTCATCATCCCTTGTGTGCTGATCACGTCGCTGGCTATCCTGGTTTTCTACCTGCCGTCAGACTGTGGGGAGAAGATGACGCTGTGTATCTCAGTGCTGCTGGCCCTCACTGTGTTCCTGCTGTTGATATCAAAGATAGTGCCACCCACCTCCCTAGCAGTGCCACTCATTGGTCAGTCATatttatgtttgtctgtgtgcaccTGTGTGTAGAGTGGAGAAAATATAGAGATGCAAAACTTTTGGAATAACCTACAGATTATTAATGCTTTTTTAGAAATCAAATTAATGGGAAAACCTGAACCcgaaaaccaaaaatatattgAGGTCTTTTGCTTAGTCCTGATAAAACTTTTAGTGAACACAGTGTCACTcaacaaataacacacaaataacattttgactttATCAAAGACAGTCTCCTGATCTGCTCccattttgctttttgctgtTGAGGCTGTTTGCTGTCAAAGCAAACTCAAACCTTCCTCCGTATTTACCTGTTGTCttaataatgtacatttttacagcAATACAACACAGTCATATCAAACTCACCAATCTATTGctctgcatttctctttttgacttaaataatgtttttcatttccaatgGAATCCAAACAGTTCTACTTTTGTGTTCTCTTCATTCGTCGTTGAGCTACTGCCGATGAAACTTCCTGCACACGTTTCACCTTAGGAACCTCAAAAGGCATAATCCCTTCCTTTCCAGgcaggcttttaatgtgaaacatttgcaggaaGTGCTGAGTATTATTGGCAGCAACTTAACAGTGATCAAGAGAACAGCAAAGCAGAAATTAGAGTAATTGctcagcaaatgaaaacaacctttcttttaaaaactggaaCCTCAGACCAGCAATTAGAGAGTATGATATGATTCTGTTGTTTCACTGATgaaattagtgctgtggaaatatATCCTAAAAAGTAGGTTtacagggcttttattttagGGTCAGCTATTATTttaatactgaataaaaaatgactgaaaactgaGAGCAGTGTGATTAAAGGCAGAAGAAATGTTTATTAGTTcatctcatcttttctttctctatctgtc is drawn from Xiphias gladius isolate SHS-SW01 ecotype Sanya breed wild chromosome 15, ASM1685928v1, whole genome shotgun sequence and contains these coding sequences:
- the chrnb5a gene encoding neuronal acetylcholine receptor subunit beta-2 isoform X3 encodes the protein MTTNLWLFQEWNDYRLRWDPDKYEGIKKLRIPSKHIWLPDIVLYNNADGVYEVSFYCNAVVSNTGDIFWLPPAIYKSACAIEVQNFPFDQQNCTLKFRSWTYDHTEVDLILTSDFASRDDFTPSGEWDIVSLPARKNEDPNDITYLDITYDFVIKRKPLFYTINLIIPCVLITSLAILVFYLPSDCGEKMTLCISVLLALTVFLLLISKIVPPTSLAVPLIGKYLMFTMVLVTFSIVSTVCVLNMHHRSPSTHHMPDWVKRLFLVRLPTFLLMRRPGSSSVRDKLRRKYANRSTVGKNISQSCTEKKQYSNIRLGGIRTDADSFYVNEDLAHKFCWKVGNIPDGGGGFSDLRRPFAPQWDADLEEAVDGVRYIAEHMKTEDDDEGIIEDWKYVAMVIDRLFLWIFILVCVVGTLGLFMQPLFQSYNTPTADDTEYGDF
- the chrnb5a gene encoding neuronal acetylcholine receptor subunit beta-2 isoform X2; its protein translation is MKIKGSRAENAEERLVNYLLGPERYNKLIRPAVNKSQQVTISIQVSLSQLISVNEREQIMTTNLWLFQEWNDYRLRWDPDKYEGIKKLRIPSKHIWLPDIVLYNNADGVYEVSFYCNAVVSNTGDIFWLPPAIYKSACAIEVQNFPFDQQNCTLKFRSWTYDHTEVDLILTSDFASRDDFTPSGEWDIVSLPARKNEDPNDITYLDITYDFVIKRKPLFYTINLIIPCVLITSLAILVFYLPSDCGEKMTLCISVLLALTVFLLLISKIVPPTSLAVPLIGKYLMFTMVLVTFSIVSTVCVLNMHHRSPSTHHMPDWVKRLFLVRLPTFLLMRRPGSSSVRDKLRRKYANRSTVGKNISQSCTEKKQYSNIRLGGIRTDADSFYVNEDLAHKFCWKVGNIPDGGGGFSDLRRPFAPQWDADLEEAVDGVRYIAEHMKTEDDDEGIIEDWKYVAMVIDRLFLWIFILVCVVGTLGLFMQPLFQSYNTPTADDTEYGDF
- the chrnb5a gene encoding neuronal acetylcholine receptor subunit beta-2 isoform X1; the encoded protein is MTANTLLLLFIVSLTSSRAENAEERLVNYLLGPERYNKLIRPAVNKSQQVTISIQVSLSQLISVNEREQIMTTNLWLFQEWNDYRLRWDPDKYEGIKKLRIPSKHIWLPDIVLYNNADGVYEVSFYCNAVVSNTGDIFWLPPAIYKSACAIEVQNFPFDQQNCTLKFRSWTYDHTEVDLILTSDFASRDDFTPSGEWDIVSLPARKNEDPNDITYLDITYDFVIKRKPLFYTINLIIPCVLITSLAILVFYLPSDCGEKMTLCISVLLALTVFLLLISKIVPPTSLAVPLIGKYLMFTMVLVTFSIVSTVCVLNMHHRSPSTHHMPDWVKRLFLVRLPTFLLMRRPGSSSVRDKLRRKYANRSTVGKNISQSCTEKKQYSNIRLGGIRTDADSFYVNEDLAHKFCWKVGNIPDGGGGFSDLRRPFAPQWDADLEEAVDGVRYIAEHMKTEDDDEGIIEDWKYVAMVIDRLFLWIFILVCVVGTLGLFMQPLFQSYNTPTADDTEYGDF